From Cellulophaga lytica DSM 7489, a single genomic window includes:
- a CDS encoding vanadium-dependent haloperoxidase yields the protein MHQIKSNIYSKYTFFILLCLCTVVSCKKENAAIEVPVDAYFKAVDKITETMIHDIFSPPVASRIYMYPNVAAYEIMAQNNKKYSSLSTKIKSLESIPEAPKDVNLKVAALVAYIDVSKELIFKDNIVTTYADSLFTSWKKTNATEFTASKTYGLKVANRIKDWLHKDNYKETRSFAGYEVTTDNPGRWQPTPPAYMDGIEPHWNKIRTMVLDSAAQFKPKRHPEFSMEPNSAFYKELQEVYTVTNKIRKNGDTTEEVAIARFWDCNPYVSTSKGHLMIATKKITPGAHWMGITKIACKQQKLDFTAAVHANTITSIGIFDAFISCWDEKYRSNLIRPETLINNTIDKEWTPLLQTPPFPEYTSGHSVVSGASATILTHLFGDNFSFTDDTELPFGLPSRKFTSFNTAANEAAISRLYGGIHYRAAIDNGVVQGQNVGKHIINNLKLTN from the coding sequence ATGCATCAAATAAAAAGTAATATATATAGCAAGTACACTTTTTTTATCTTGCTTTGCCTATGTACAGTAGTATCTTGCAAAAAGGAAAATGCAGCAATAGAAGTACCTGTAGATGCGTATTTTAAGGCTGTAGATAAAATTACAGAAACTATGATTCATGATATATTTTCGCCACCTGTGGCAAGCAGAATATATATGTATCCTAATGTTGCAGCGTATGAAATTATGGCACAAAACAACAAAAAATACAGCTCTTTATCTACTAAAATAAAAAGTCTAGAATCTATTCCAGAAGCACCAAAAGATGTTAATTTAAAAGTTGCTGCACTTGTTGCATATATAGATGTTAGTAAAGAACTTATTTTTAAAGACAACATTGTAACTACGTACGCAGATAGCCTTTTTACTAGTTGGAAAAAGACCAACGCAACAGAGTTTACAGCATCTAAAACATACGGTTTAAAAGTTGCTAACCGCATAAAAGACTGGTTACACAAAGACAATTATAAAGAAACAAGATCTTTTGCAGGGTATGAAGTTACTACAGATAATCCTGGCAGATGGCAACCAACGCCACCAGCTTATATGGACGGTATAGAGCCACATTGGAACAAAATAAGAACAATGGTACTAGATTCTGCAGCACAGTTTAAACCAAAAAGGCATCCTGAGTTTTCTATGGAACCCAACAGTGCGTTTTATAAAGAATTGCAAGAAGTATACACAGTTACGAACAAGATTAGGAAAAACGGAGATACCACAGAGGAAGTAGCAATTGCAAGGTTTTGGGATTGCAACCCGTATGTATCTACAAGCAAAGGCCATTTAATGATTGCCACAAAAAAAATTACTCCAGGTGCACATTGGATGGGAATAACAAAAATAGCGTGTAAACAGCAAAAGCTAGACTTTACAGCTGCTGTACACGCAAATACCATAACATCTATTGGTATTTTTGATGCCTTTATTAGTTGTTGGGATGAAAAATACCGTAGCAATTTAATTAGACCCGAAACACTAATTAACAATACTATAGATAAAGAATGGACACCATTATTACAAACGCCGCCTTTTCCGGAATATACGAGTGGGCATTCTGTGGTTTCTGGAGCATCTGCAACTATATTAACACATTTGTTTGGTGATAATTTTAGCTTTACAGATGACACCGAATTGCCTTTTGGTTTGCCAAGCAGAAAATTTACGTCTTTTAATACTGCTGCTAATGAAGCTGCTATAAGCCGTTTGTATGGTGGTATACATTACAGAGCTGCAATTGATAATGGTGTTGTACAAGGCCAAAATGTAGGCAAACACATTATTAATAACCTAAAGCTTACCAACTAA